One Oncorhynchus kisutch isolate 150728-3 linkage group LG13, Okis_V2, whole genome shotgun sequence DNA window includes the following coding sequences:
- the LOC109880614 gene encoding adapter protein CIKS isoform X5, which produces MSPHPKPCSASLSVEQPCSAPLSVEQRRVFVTYEADSDKHVKQIINFVALLRHNGFDTHIDMFEQQFRSISKIDFMERYLSEKEYLIIIIISPKYHETVTSSPVSLENDERILNTVYIHKQLQNEFIQNGSKNFRFIPILFPGARKCHVPTWLQNTHVYSWPRDRDDVLRRLMRIEKYNPPPIGKLPTIVSIPI; this is translated from the exons ATGAGTCCCCATCCTAAACCCTGCAGTGCATCGCTCTCTGTGGAACAACCCTGCAGTGCCCCGCTCTCTGTGGAACAAA gaagggtgtttgtgacgtACGAAGCCGACAGCGATAAACACGTCAAACAGATCATCAACTTTGTGGCGTTGCTGAGACACAATGGCTTCGATacacac ATCGATATGTTTGAGCAGCAGTTCCGGAGCATCAGTAAGATCGACTTCATGGAGCGGTACCTCAGCGAG AAGGAATacctcattatcatcatcatcagtccAAAGTACCATGAGACTGTGACCTCATCACCGGTCAGCTTAGAGAACGACGAGAGGATCCTCAACACAGTCTACATACACAAACAG CTGCAGAATGAGTTCATTCAGAACGGCAGTAAGAACTTCCGGTTCATCCCTATCCTGTTCCCTGGGGCTAGAAAG tgtcaCGTCCCTACGTGGCTCCAGAACACTCATGTCTACAGCTGGCCTAGGGACAGAGATGACGTCCTACGTCGCCTGATGAGAATAGAGAAATACAACCCTCCTCCTATTGGGAAGCTACCGACCATCGTCTCTATCCCCATCTAA